One stretch of Juglans microcarpa x Juglans regia isolate MS1-56 chromosome 3D, Jm3101_v1.0, whole genome shotgun sequence DNA includes these proteins:
- the LOC121256153 gene encoding ATP-dependent Clp protease proteolytic subunit 2, mitochondrial, translating to MRSLISRARLLAATLSAGGSASTWAHQPVRRYSLIPMVIEHSSRGERAYDIFSRLLKERIVCINGPISDDTSHVVVAQLLFLESENPSKPIHMYLNSPGGAVTAGLAIYDTMQYIRSPINTICLGQAASMASLLLSAGTKGERRSLPNATVMIHQPSGGYSGQAKDMTIHTKQIVRVWDSLNALYSKHTGQSIEIIQKNMDRDYFMTPDEAKEFGIIDEVIDERPVALVTDAVGNEGKDKGSSKD from the exons ATGAGGAGCCTAATTTCAAGAGCTAGACTCCTCGCCGCCACCTTATCGGCCGGGGGATCAGCATCGACGTGGGCTCACCAGCCGGTGCGCAGGTACAGCCTTATCCCTATGGTGATAGAGCACTCGTCGCGAGGCGAGCGCGCCTACGATATCTTCTCCCGCCTCCTCAAGGAGCGAATCGTGTGCATCAATGGCCCCATCTCCGACGACACCTCCCACGTCGTCGTCGCCCAGCTCCTCTTCCTCGAGTCCGAGAACCCCTCCAAACCTATCCACATGTACCTCAACTCCCCCGGCGGCGCCGTCACCGCAG GTCTTGCCATTTATGATACTATGCAGTACATCCGGTCTCCAATCAATACAATTTGTTTGGGCCAAGCTGCATCGATGGCATCTCTTCTTTTATCAGCAGGGACCAAGGGTGAAAGAAGATCTCTCCCGAATGCAACAGTTATGATTCATCAGCCTTCGGGAGGATACAGTGGGCAGGCGAAGGATATGACAATTCACACAAAGCAGATTGTTCGGGTTTGGGATTCGCTAAATGCACTGTATTCAAAGCACACGGGGCAGTCGATAGAGATAATTCAGAAGAATATGGATAGAGATTACTTTATGACACCAGATGAGGCCAAGGAGTTTGGGATTATTGATGAGGTTATTGATGAAAGACCAGTGGCTTTGGTGACTGATGCTGTTGGAAATGAAGGAAAGGACAAAGGTTCAAGTAAGGATTAG